One Pantoea trifolii DNA segment encodes these proteins:
- the deoD gene encoding purine-nucleoside phosphorylase, producing the protein MATPHINAEMGDFADVVLMPGDPLRAKHIAETFLEDVVEVNNVRGMLGYTGTYKGRKISVMGHGMGIPSCSIYTKELITDFGVKKIIRVGSCGAVRADVKLRDVVIGMGACTDSKVNRMRFKDHDFAAIADFDMVRNAVDAAKALGVDARVGNIFSADLFYTPDPQMFDVMEKYGILGVEMEAAGIYGVAAEFGAKALTICTVSDHIRTHEQTTAAERQTTFNDMIKIALESVLLGD; encoded by the coding sequence ATGGCAACGCCTCATATTAATGCAGAAATGGGTGATTTCGCGGACGTCGTACTGATGCCGGGCGATCCGCTGCGCGCTAAGCACATCGCTGAAACCTTCCTTGAAGATGTGGTGGAAGTGAACAACGTGCGCGGCATGCTGGGTTACACCGGTACGTATAAAGGCCGCAAGATTTCGGTGATGGGCCACGGTATGGGCATTCCATCCTGCTCGATCTATACCAAAGAGCTGATCACCGATTTCGGCGTGAAGAAGATCATCCGTGTGGGTTCTTGCGGCGCGGTGCGTGCAGACGTGAAACTGCGCGACGTGGTGATTGGTATGGGTGCCTGCACCGATTCCAAAGTGAACCGTATGCGCTTCAAGGATCACGACTTCGCCGCGATTGCGGACTTCGACATGGTGCGTAACGCGGTTGATGCCGCGAAAGCGCTGGGCGTTGATGCGCGCGTGGGTAACATCTTCTCCGCCGATCTGTTCTATACGCCAGATCCGCAGATGTTCGACGTGATGGAGAAGTACGGCATTCTGGGCGTGGAGATGGAAGCGGCGGGTATTTACGGCGTGGCAGCAGAGTTTGGTGCCAAAGCGCTGACCATCTGTACCGTGTCGGATCACATCCGCACCCACGAGCAGACCACCGCGGCTGAGCGTCAGACCACCTTCAACGATATGATTAAAATCGCGCTGGAGTCCGTGCTGCTGGGCGATTGA